The following proteins are encoded in a genomic region of Gouania willdenowi chromosome 6, fGouWil2.1, whole genome shotgun sequence:
- the gnb5a gene encoding guanine nucleotide-binding protein subunit beta-5a, producing the protein MRPPPGAMATQELQINESLAHLKTESESLKTKLEEERAKLHDVELHQVAEKVEGLGQFVMKTRRTLKGHGNKVLCMDWCKDKRRIVSSSQDGKVIVWDAFTTNKEHAVTMPCTWVMACAYAPSGCAVACGGLDNKCSVYPLSLDKNENLAAKKKSVAMHTNYLSACSFTNSDMQILTSSGDGTCALWDVESGQLLQSFHGHAADVLCLDLAPSETGNTFVSGGCDKKANVWDMRSGQCIQSFETHESDINSVRYYPSGDAFASGSDDATCRLYDLRADREVAIYSKESIIFGVSSVDFSLSGRLLFGGYNDYTINVWDVLKGTRVSILFGHENRVSTLRVSPDGTAFCTGSWDHTLRIWA; encoded by the exons ATGAGACCCCCTCCCGGAGCCATGGCGACCCAGGAGCTGCAGATCAACGAGTCTCTGGCTCATCTGAAGACCGAGTCTGAGAGTCTGAAGACTAAACTGGAGGAAGAAAGAGCCAAACTGCACGATGTGGAAC TCCATCAGGTGGCAGAGAAGGTAGAGGGTCTGGGTCAGTTTGTCATGAAGACTCGACGAACACTGAAGGGCCACGGGAACAAAGTTCTGTGCATGGATTGGTGCAAAGATAAGAGGAGGATCGTCAGCTCCTCACAG GACGGTAAAGTGATTGTATGGGACGCTTTCACCACCAACAAG GAGCATGCTGTGACCATGCCCTGTACCTGGGTGATGGCCTGTGCCTACGCTCCCTCTGGATGTGCAGTGGCTTGTGG cGGCCTGGACAACAAATGCTCGGTGTATCCTCTGTCCCTGGACAAGAACGAGAACTTGGCTGCGAAGAAGAAATCTGTGGCGATGCACACTAACTACCTGTCAGCATGTAGCTTCACTAACTCAGACATGCAG ATCCTGACATCCAGCGGTGATGGGACGTGTGCGTTATGGGATGTTGAGAGTGGGCAGCTGCTGCAGAGTTTCCATGGACACGCAGCAGATGTCCTGTGTCTGGACCTGGCTCCGTCTGAGACCGGAAACACCTTTGTGTCCGGG GGCTGTGATAAAAAGGCCAATGTGTGGGACATGCGCTCAGGACAGTGTATCCAGTCGTTTGAAACCCATGAGTCAGACATCAATAGTGTGAG ATACTACCCCAGTGGAGACGCGTTTGCATCTGGCTCAGACGATGCTACA TGTCGCCTGTATGACCTGAGGGCGGACAGAGAGGTGGCCATTTACTCCAAAGAGAGCATCATATTTGGAGTTTCCAGTGTGGATTTCTCTCTCAGTG GTCGACTACTGTTTGGTGGCTACAACGATTACACCATAAATGTTTGGGACGTTCTTAAAGGAACACGCGTCTCCATCCTGTTTGGACATGAGAATCGCGTTAGCACGCTGCGTGTTTCCCCTGATGGAACCGCCTTCTGCACGGGCTCCTGGGATCACACTCTGAGG atctGGGCTTAA